In Grus americana isolate bGruAme1 chromosome 19, bGruAme1.mat, whole genome shotgun sequence, the following are encoded in one genomic region:
- the KCTD7 gene encoding BTB/POZ domain-containing protein KCTD7 → MVVVTGQNKVSGNPDDAMSSSDAEDDFQEPATPTATQAGQALPLLPQQFPEVVPLNVGGMYFTTRLSTLRRYEDTMLAAMFSGRHYIPTDAEGRYFIDRDGTYFGDILNFLRSGDLPPRERVRSVYKEAQYYSIGPLLDNLEDIQPLKGEKVRQAFLGLMPYYKDHLERIIEIAKLRAMQRKARFAKLKVCVFKEEMPITPYECPHFNSLRFERSESETKLFEHHCEVDVSFGPWEAVADVYDLLHCIVTDLSDRGITVDHQCIGVCDKHLINHYYCKRPIYEFKITWW, encoded by the exons ATGGTGGTAGTTACGGGGCAGAACAAAGTGAGTGGAAACCCGGATGATGCCATGTCGAGCTCAGATGCAGAGGATGATTTCCAAGAGCCAGCCACTCCTACTGCAACCCAGGCAGGACAAGCACTACCTCTGCTGCCTCAGCAG TTTCCAGAAGTTGTTCCACTAAACGTAGGAGGCATGTATTTTACAACAAGACTGTCAACACTGAGACGTTATGAGGACACAATGTTGGCGGCTATGTTCAGTGGAAGGCACTATATTCCAACGGATGCTGAAGGCAGATACTTTATTGACAGAGATGGAACCTACTTTGG AGACATACTTAACTTTCTACGATCTGGTGACCTGCCACCACGAGAGCGAGTGAGGTCAGTTTACAAGGAAGCTCAGTATTATTCCATAGGACCACTGCTAGACAATTTAGAGGACATCCAGCCtcttaaaggagaaaaagttaGACAAGCTTTCCTGGGCCTAATGCCATATTACAAAG aTCATTTGGAACGGATAATCGAAATAGCAAAGCTTAGAGctatgcaaagaaaagcaagatttgCAAAATTGAAGGTCTGTGTCTTCAAAGAAGAGATGCCCATCACTCCCTACGAATGCCCACATTTCAATTCTTTACGTTTTGAAAGGAGTGAAAGTGAGACAAAGCTATTTGAACATCATTGCGAAGTAGATGTATCATTTGGCCCCTGGGAGGCTGTAGCTGACGTATATGATCTTTTGCACTGTATTGTGACAGACTTGTCTGATAGAGGGATAACTGTGGATCATCAGTGTATCGGGGTATGTGATAAACACCTGATAAATCACTATTACTGCAAGCGACCTATCTATGAATTCAAGATTACTTGGTGGTGA